In bacterium BMS3Abin08, a single window of DNA contains:
- the hybD gene encoding hydrogenase 2 maturation protease — MLNDKEIAVIGIGNTLMSDDGAGVFALETLIERYELPENIDPIDGGTKGLELLPFVEGKEKILFIDAVNFNKAPGYVGELSKHEIPDYFATKLSVHQIALPDLIGAGKLLGTLPEEFHLIGIQPLSIDMGYGITPPLKSHFDELIERVVEKLKTWGVVLRLKEQSESPGKLSD; from the coding sequence ATGCTGAATGATAAGGAAATAGCGGTTATAGGTATAGGAAACACTCTGATGAGTGATGATGGGGCAGGTGTATTTGCCCTTGAAACACTTATTGAGAGATACGAACTTCCTGAGAATATCGACCCTATCGATGGTGGTACGAAGGGGCTTGAACTCCTGCCGTTCGTTGAAGGCAAAGAGAAAATCCTCTTTATAGATGCCGTTAATTTCAACAAGGCGCCGGGGTATGTCGGAGAATTGTCAAAGCATGAAATACCGGATTATTTTGCAACCAAGCTATCGGTCCATCAGATAGCACTGCCTGACCTTATTGGTGCCGGAAAGCTCCTCGGAACCCTTCCCGAGGAATTTCATCTCATAGGTATCCAGCCCTTGAGTATCGATATGGGCTATGGCATCACACCTCCGCTTAAGTCCCACTTTGATGAATTAATTGAAAGGGTGGTTGAGAAATTAAAAACATGGGGTGTTGTGCTAAGATTAAAAGAACAAAGTGAATCTCCCGGCAAGCTCTCAGACTAA
- the hypC gene encoding hydrogenase isoenzymes formation protein HypC, producing MCLAIPSKIIKINNMLATVDVMGAKRDISLMLLPEEAGVGDFVLVHAGFAIQKVREDVAEDSLNFLNEILKEMDKHPEYE from the coding sequence ATGTGTCTTGCAATACCTTCAAAAATAATCAAGATCAACAACATGTTGGCCACCGTAGATGTGATGGGTGCCAAAAGGGACATAAGCCTTATGCTTCTTCCTGAAGAGGCGGGTGTTGGTGACTTTGTCCTCGTCCATGCCGGGTTCGCCATCCAGAAGGTCCGGGAGGATGTGGCTGAGGACTCACTGAACTTCCTTAATGAGATACTCAAAGAGATGGACAAACACCCGGAATACGAATAG